From a single Solanum dulcamara chromosome 4, daSolDulc1.2, whole genome shotgun sequence genomic region:
- the LOC129884830 gene encoding BTB/POZ domain-containing protein At5g17580 produces the protein MSEIDNTNNLVKKACFYFQNNILPSWNKSIKALKSAETVLQQAADLALVDACAESIIAKVQHDPSLLGEPMRNVTTTDDDSENGENAYKPNVRRRLFVLDWKSEDLTLLSIALYEPIIRAMVHRKVPLEYVASSLFHYLNKWVFSDTKGEADDPSTYERNSRKEIIEAVERLLPQERGLIPSSLLSQMLQSALILDAHSECKTGLEIRIGKQLDQATVKDLLIPAQGYAKEEQYDTESVKRILKNFYSNYASTDISGLVVVAELVDDFLAEVSSDIDLKLNTFLSLAELSQAATGGTNRNSDGMYRAIDIYLDKHRYLTDWEREEVCRVLDCSKMSPEACEHAAQNEKLPVRVMVQILFSVQLKLKDTVSKRTKGSLDNRLLKQEEDDEDAREISHSEEEMMKAEMEKMGSKVIELEKECDMMRREIQRGSYQHKIQKGKTSVWKEMKRKLGCMTSLHETNCHVKKKKVHPR, from the coding sequence ATGTCCGAGATTGATAACACCAACAACCTCGTAAAGAAGGCTTGTTTCTACTTTCAAAACAATATCCTTCCTAGCTGGAACAAGAGTATTAAAGCTCTCAAATCTGCAGAAACCGTTCTTCAACAAGCCGCGGATCTTGCCCTGGTTGATGCTTGTGCAGAGTCTATCATCGCCAAAGTACAGCATGATCCAAGTCTTCTTGGAGAGCCGATGAGGAATGTAACAACAACAGATGATGATAGTGAGAACGGTGAAAATGCCTACAAGCCAAATGTCAGGAGGAGGCTTTTTGTACTTGACTGGAAATCAGAGGACTTGACACTACTTTCCATTGCTCTCTACGAGCCCATAATTCGTGCAATGGTTCATCGAAAAGTCCCTCTGGAATATGTAGCATCTTCTTTGTTTCACTATCTCAACAAATGGGTTTTCTCGGACACTAAAGGAGAAGCTGATGATCCATCAACTTACGAAAGGAATTCTCGGAAAGAGATCATTGAGGCAGTGGAGAGACTGTTGCCTCAAGAAAGGGGGCTGATCCCCAGTTCTTTGCTCTCTCAAATGCTGCAATCCGCACTAATCTTGGATGCTCATAGTGAATGCAAAACCGGGTTGGAGATTAGAATAGGAAAGCAACTAGACCAGGCGACTGTCAAGGACCTCTTAATACCTGCACAAGGATATGCAAAAGAAGAGCAGTATGACACTGAAAGTGTGAAAAGAATATTGAAGAATTTCTACAGCAATTACGCAAGCACGGATATATCTGGCCTAGTCGTGGTAGCAGAACTTGTCGATGACTTCTTGGCTGAGGTTTCTAGTGACATAGATTTGAAGTTGAACACATTTTTATCACTAGCAGAGTTATCACAAGCAGCAACAGGAGGAACTAATAGAAATTCTGATGGTATGTATAGAGCAATTGATATATACTTAGACAAGCACAGATATCTCACAGATTGGGAAAGGGAGGAAGTTTGTAGGGTGTTGGATTGCAGCAAAATGTCTCCTGAAGCCTGTGAGCATGCTGCACAGAACGAAAAACTACCAGTTCGAGTGATGGTGCAGATTCTGTTTTCTGTGCAGCTGAAGTTGAAGGATACTGTGTCCAAGAGGACAAAGGGGAGTCTTGATAACCGATTGTTGAAGCAAGAAGAAGACGACGAAGATGCAAGGGAGATTAGCCATAGTGAAGAGGAAATGATGAAAGCAGAGATGGAAAAGATGGGAAGCAAGGTGATTGAGCTGGAGAAAGAATGTGATATGATGAGAAGGGAAATTCAAAGAGGTAGTTACCAGCACAAGATTCAAAAGGGGAAAACAAGCGTGTGGAAAGAAATGAAGAGGAAGCTTGGTTGTATGACAAGCTTGCATGAGACAAATTGccatgtgaagaagaaaaaagttcaTCCAAGATAG